CCGCACCACATCGACCTGAAGACGGGGATGTATCGCGGCAAGCAGGTCCTGGAGCCGAAGGCCGACTGACGGCTCACGGGCTCCCTTACGGAATGTGAAGGCCGGCCTCGTCGCCGGCCTTTGTCTTTTGTTCAGGTCCGGTGCATAGCTTCTGGCCGGATCGCCAACCCGGACGGATCGCCCATGCTGATGAACATCCCCTTCACGGTCGCGCCGCTCATCGTCTACAACCTCGTCGGCCTCGGCTTGCTCGGGGACTATCGGAACGGCGCCGTCTGGGCGACCGACATCCTGAACGTCACGATGGTGTCCGGCGCGACGTTCACCCTTGAGCTCGGCTACCTCATGGTGCTGGCCGGGCTGGTGTTCCTGTTCGTGGAGATCGTCAAGGCGACCCACACCTCGTCGCCGACCATCTTCGACCACGCGCTCTCGATGGTGGTCTTCATCATCTACCTGATCGAGTTCATCGCCATCGGCTACTGCGCCACCTCGGTCTTCTTCACCCTGACCATGATCGCCCTCATCGACGTGGTCGGCGGCTTCACGATCACGATCCGCAGCGCACGCCGGGACTTCGGCTTCGAGAAGGCCGAGTAGACCGGCCTGCGCAGGCGCCGCATACCTGAACGGCGATTGACAGGGCGAAATTCGGCGGTGACCCTCCGCGGGTTCGCTCCCGGAGGTCCCGCCTTGCGCAATTTCCATCTGCCCGGCCGCTCGCCCGTCCATGCGCTCAACGGCATGGCGGCCACGTCGCACCCGCTGGCGAGCCTCGCGGCGGTGGACTGCCTGCGGCAGGGCGGCAACGCGGTCGATGCCGCGGTGACGGCCTCGGCGGTCCTGGCCGTGGTCGAGCCTCACATGACCGGCATCGGCGGCGACTGCTTCGCCATCGTGGCGCTGCCGGACGGGACGCTGCAGGGGCTCAACGGTTCGGGCCGATCGGCCGCGGCGGCGACGACAGACTTCTTCCTCGAGCGCGGCATCACGGAGATCGCGGACGGGTCCGTCCATGCGGTCACGGTGCCGGGCGCCGTGGCGGCCTGGCACAGGCTCCTGTCCGATTTCGGCACATGGGGTCTCGACCGCTGCCTGCAGCCGGCGATCGCGCATGCGGCCGACGGCTTTGCGGTGGCGCAGCGCGTCGGCAGCGACTGGGCCAGGCTCGAGGCGAAGCTCGCGGCCGATCCCGGTTCGGCCCGGCACTACCTCCCGGGCGGGCGGGCGCCGCAGGTCGGCGACGTCGTCGCCTTGCCGGCGCTGGCCCGGACGCTCCGGGCGATCGCGGCCGGCGGCCCGGAGGCCTTCTACACGGGTGCCGTTGCGGAGGACATCGTGGCGACGGTCCGGGCCCGCGGCGGGCTCCTGTCCCTCGACGACCTGGCGGGGGTCGATCCCCTGGCGGTGAAGCCGGTCACGGCGGCGTACCGGGACCTGGAGGTCGCCGAGCTGCCGCCCAACGGGCAAGGCATCACGGCGCTGATCCTCCTCAACATCCTGAAGCGCTTCGACCTCGCCGGGCTCGACCCGACCGGCGCCGAGCGCTTCCACCTGGAGATCGAGGCTGCCCGCCTCGCCTATGCGTGCCGGGACGCCTTCATCGCCGACCCCGCAGCCATGACGGTGTCCGTCGAGGCCCTGGTCTCGGACGGCTACGGGGCCGCGCTCGCCGACCGCATCGACCGTCACCGGCGACTCGCCGACGTGACGCCGGAGACCATCCCGGATGCCGACACCATCTACCTGACGGTCGTGGACCGGGACCGGATGGCCGTCTCCTTCATCAACTCCATCTACGACCCCTTCGGGGTCGGCCTCTGCACCGAGGCGACCGGCATCCTCCTGCAGAACCGGGGTGCCTGCTTCCGGGTCGATCCGGCGCATCCGAACACGATCGGGCCGCGCAAGCGGCCCATGCACACGATCATCCCGGGGTTTGCGCTCAGGAAGGGGCGCCCGCTGATGCCCTTCGGCGTGATGGGCGGCGCCTACCAGGCCTGCGGACACGCCCACGTCATCTCCAACATGGTCGACTTCGGGATGGACGTGCAGGCCGCGATCGATGCGCCACGAGCCTTCTGGGGCGACGAGACGGACGCTGTCCTGGTCGAGGCGGGGGTGCCGGAGGCGACCCGGGCCGGGCTCCGGGAGCGCGGACACGCGGTGGCGGCGCGCGCGGAGCCGTTCGGGGGCGGGCAGGCGATCCTGATCGACTGGGAGCGGGGCGTCCTGGTCGGCGGCTCCGACCCGCGCAAGGACGGGCTCGCGATCGGCTACTGAACGGCGCTCAGCAACTCAGCGCCAGCATGCTGCCGGCGGGAAAGCGGTCGAGCCGCTTCAAGGCCTCTCCGTAGGCGCGGCCGGCCTCGAAGGGGGCGGCGCGGGGACGCGGCGCGGCGCCGAGGCGTTCGGACCGGCCGCCGATCAGCTGGGCCAGGACGGCGGCGCCGACCGTGGCCGTGCCGCTCGCGGCCGCCTCTTCGGCCTCGACCCGGGGGATCACCGCGAGGGCCCGGCCGGTGGCGCGTCCACGGTCGTCGCCGGCGCCGCTGCGCTGCGCGGCTGTCGCCGGAACGAGCGCCCGCCCGGTGCCCCGTCCCGCTCCCGTGCCGTGAAGACCGTCGATCCGCATCCTTGCCGTCCGGTTCCGGGGCGTCCCGCTTCGGGACGCCGTTAACACTTCGTCAACACATCAGCAAGGCGGATGCCAACCGGTCGATTCGGCCGGCGCTTAACCGAAACTTGGAAGGTCCGCGGCCATGCTCCCCCGGTGAAGCCGAGGGCCCAGGACGGGCCGGGCCGTGACCCTCGCGAGAGAATTCGCCGTGACCTCCACTCCTGCGGACTCGGGCAAGACCAGCGCCCTGGAAATCCTCACCTCGGTCGGCGAGGTCGTGTACGACTGGACGCTGCGGACCGACCGGCTCGTCTGGGGCGCGAACGCCCTGGAGGTGATCGGGGTTCCGGGCTTCGACGCGATCGCGACCGGCAAGGCCTGGCGGGCCCTCATCGATCCGGAGAGCGGGGACTCGCGGGAGGACGCCATCGCGTCCGCGCCCAACACGGACGACGGCCGCGGGGTGCCGTATGCCTCGGCGTACCGCCTGCGCCCCCAGGGGCCGTCGGGCCCCTCCGTCCCGGTGGAGGACGTCGGCCGGTGGTACGCGGACAGTCGCGGCAGGCCGGAGCGCGCGCAGGGCGTCATACGCCTCGCCGGTGCGCGGCGGGCCGCCGAGGGCGTGTCCCGCTTCGATCCCCTGACCGGGCAGCTCGACCGGACCCACCTGCTGGCCGCACTCGGCGAGGCGCTGCCGGCCATCGTGGCGGCCCGCAAGCCGGCCGCCTTCCTGCTCGTCTCGGTGGACGGTCTCGCGGAGGTCAACGAGAGCCTGGGCATCGCGGCGGGCGACCAGGTCATCGCCGAGGCGGCCCGGCGGATCCGGGCGCAGCTTCGGGCCGGCGACATCGTCGGCCGCTATTCGGGCAGCCTGCTCGGCATCCTGGTCATGAACTGCAGCGAGCGGGCCATGGCGAGGGCGGCCGAGCGCTTCGCGACGGCGGCCCGCAAGGGCATCCTGGAGATCGGGGCGGCGCCGATCGGCATCGCGGTGACGATCGGCGGGGTGTCGCTGCCGCGCCAGGCGCGCACGACCGAGGAGGCCATGCTGGGCGCCGAACGGGCGCTCCGGCAGGCGCGGCGCGTCAGTCCGGGCGGGTTCGCCGTGCTGGCGCCCGACGGGCCGCGGCCGATGTCGCCGCTGCGCTACCAGAAACTCTGCCAGGAGATCGTCGCCGGCCTCAACGACCGGCGGCTCGCCCTGGCCTTCGAGGTGGTGGTGGATCCGACGGGCGCGGCCGTGGGCCGCAAGGCGTCTCCGGTCGTGGTCACGGACCGGGGCGACCGGATCCTCGCCGAGGACCTCGGCGCGGTCGCGGCGCGCGCCGGCCTTTCGGAGATGATCGACCAGCGCGCGCTTGAGCTCGCGCTCGCCGAACTCGGCGCCGCCGCGGCGGCGGACCTGTCGCTCCCGGTCTCGGCCGAGTCCC
This sequence is a window from Prosthecomicrobium sp. N25. Protein-coding genes within it:
- a CDS encoding sensor domain-containing diguanylate cyclase; the protein is MTLAREFAVTSTPADSGKTSALEILTSVGEVVYDWTLRTDRLVWGANALEVIGVPGFDAIATGKAWRALIDPESGDSREDAIASAPNTDDGRGVPYASAYRLRPQGPSGPSVPVEDVGRWYADSRGRPERAQGVIRLAGARRAAEGVSRFDPLTGQLDRTHLLAALGEALPAIVAARKPAAFLLVSVDGLAEVNESLGIAAGDQVIAEAARRIRAQLRAGDIVGRYSGSLLGILVMNCSERAMARAAERFATAARKGILEIGAAPIGIAVTIGGVSLPRQARTTEEAMLGAERALRQARRVSPGGFAVLAPDGPRPMSPLRYQKLCQEIVAGLNDRRLALAFEVVVDPTGAAVGRKASPVVVTDRGDRILAEDLGAVAARAGLSEMIDQRALELALAELGAAAAADLSLPVSAESLSAGRLVAQWKSATLRHPEIAGRLTIEVAVPLLAARPDACRHFAAEARAVGLGVAVTGFGVGPVALEDLRLIAPRRVELAPGLTERALAGPEEAAYVAALAGLVRAIGAEPCCTGVAAPRAARALAAQGLARFSGPFTADGPAGAGAAPATALA
- the ggt gene encoding gamma-glutamyltransferase translates to MRNFHLPGRSPVHALNGMAATSHPLASLAAVDCLRQGGNAVDAAVTASAVLAVVEPHMTGIGGDCFAIVALPDGTLQGLNGSGRSAAAATTDFFLERGITEIADGSVHAVTVPGAVAAWHRLLSDFGTWGLDRCLQPAIAHAADGFAVAQRVGSDWARLEAKLAADPGSARHYLPGGRAPQVGDVVALPALARTLRAIAAGGPEAFYTGAVAEDIVATVRARGGLLSLDDLAGVDPLAVKPVTAAYRDLEVAELPPNGQGITALILLNILKRFDLAGLDPTGAERFHLEIEAARLAYACRDAFIADPAAMTVSVEALVSDGYGAALADRIDRHRRLADVTPETIPDADTIYLTVVDRDRMAVSFINSIYDPFGVGLCTEATGILLQNRGACFRVDPAHPNTIGPRKRPMHTIIPGFALRKGRPLMPFGVMGGAYQACGHAHVISNMVDFGMDVQAAIDAPRAFWGDETDAVLVEAGVPEATRAGLRERGHAVAARAEPFGGGQAILIDWERGVLVGGSDPRKDGLAIGY